caaagttaaagagcgataataaagcttaaaaaatatcacttttttgcttataactttttaaatttttaatttagggtaaaaagttatataaacatatttttaggcaaaataatttgcaacaaattatgttCCTACAAAATTGCAAGACTTATAGTTTCCGAGATATcacgaaaatagtgttgtcaccccttttttcaagatggcggccgggggacaagtgtggcgaccccacaaactagaggttaagcttctatcgACCCCCCAACacattccaaaaataaaattgcgtcctctaataaatgcaatattcggtcctaaaattgtaacatttcaatggactataaCCAAAGAGCCGAGCAACAGCCagacttttgtcattttatgaaagctgaaagttttcctgtatatTATTCCTCTAGAGAACGACGAGTAAATATGGATTTTCGGTTGCATTTACTTCAAGAACTGTAGATATACCTCATcaagttctgaaggtctacgtAGAACCTTCGATAAATAGTTAAGCCCAATTTtgtatatcttatttttttctgGATAAAATGTTCTGGTACACCTttatcgaaggtcaggtagaccttcagaactggataacTCCTAAACCAATCCTAAACTAACAGCGACAGAAACATCCATACTTGCTGACTGCTGACTTCACAGTTACTAATGCTGGACGGCGATTTCAAAAATAGGTTTTCTCTGTCGATTGTAGAGTGATTTTAATAACAATGGTAAACGTAACTACCTACCGCAGTCTTCGCAAGGCCTTTTATTGTTCCATAGACTCCATAGCCGATATTGTAGTTAAGTACAAAAGATGATTCTTTCGTCATTCGTGGTTAACTCTGAATTGGTTTGTAGGTGTGTATAATGTGTACCTATAATGTACGatctacattatattattttaatatatttccgaGGGTCTGACCAAAACGAAATCCGTATTCAGATTATAAGTGTAAGGTCAAATAAAACTGTTGCGACTTTCGAGAAAGAAAAAAATCCATAAAATATGCATTATGCacatagggttgccaggtcacTTAGccaaaaagccggacaaaggaGCCAGCTTGGTCGGACATTTGTACAAAAAGTTCTGCTATCGAGTACTTAGAATCTGAACTCAGTGTAGGAATAGGTACGTTCGTAATTTTCTGTttcattaaaaacaattttacatacaattttacattttattaggtgtaaaaccttctaaaaatagtagattttcatataaaattattaattagattcaaagctctacaaaagccggactcctcttaattttggccggacaagcaatcaaaaagcctgactgtgtcctgCTTTATctggacgcctggcaaccctttatcagcgttgccagacgtcccgattttggcgggacgtcccgattttttcatcaaaattaaatgtcccgcgcggaacaggctcagtcccgcttttcggggatagcccgaacgtacgtgcagcgtgctgactgctgagaaagaaaggtgcgtaatgaagataagagtgtgggaggtagagcgGTGGATTTTCTATAGCTACTTTAGGCTCTATCTATGGTCACGTacacgttattttaacgcaaataaaaagataaaaattcagaaaacttttgattttataccttttttttactttgtcccgcttttgactgaaaaatcccgctttttcactcaaaaacttccaaagtcccgacttggcacaaaaaaaatctggcaacgctgcccTTTATGCACATAATTTGTAAGTTGTGCGGCAGGACCTGCCCTTGTCATTCGAGGTTTAAGGAAACTTGTAAATGCAGACCTTGTGAAAATAGAAATAAAGTGATCTGTGTTAttgcaaataattattttcttcagtattatcatcattcatcataaaGGTTAATACTTCTTGTGTTATCCTATATTAGGATTTTCCAAGGTTGGTTACGAGTGCTAAAGATAAGAACACAGCAGCCATTTAAAAACTTGAAGATGTGTTATCTAAGCTGTTATCATAAAAATCGTTCAACTTCTTGGATTCATTATCGCCTGAAACACAGGGTATCCTAGTTCAGGcaatagtatattattttagtctTATTTAGTTCAAGTAGCTCTAATAATTTGTATCTCACCATTATTGTAAATACTtactgaataaatattattattattagtatacaaTCACTATTTGATCAGTGGAATTCTACCCTGTAAGTACGTTACGCCAGTTAGACTTTAGACTAGAAATAAACAAATTTACTCGAAGTGCCTTGTTTGGCGTCTTGGACTAGGGATGAAGAcatcagacagatagacacactgtCAAATTTTTGATATTAGTAAGTTTACAATATTCGAAGCTAGGTAAGTATAAATAAGTCATATCTaccatttttgttattttgcaATCGCATTGGgtctcaaaaaataaaaacccaaGTCAAAAACCCTATTCGAAGTGACTTTGCGATCTTTAACAAAGTCGAAAACCCTAATgccttgattacacctaccgagttgGGACTTGGGTGGCGAGACAGTACCTACCGTCGACACTTGACTTTGTTAccccggaaaatgtgcggttcccgcgcgacaaacgaattttggcgcaaaggagttgcgagcctcatcttttttttttaagaaataagggggcaagcgagcaaacgggtcacctgatggaaagcaacttccgtcgcccatggacactcgcagcatcagaagagctgcagttgcgttgccggctttttaagagggaatagggtaataggggagggtagggatgggaaggaaagggaataggggagggtaggtaagagataggggagggtaggtaagggaatagggtagaggaaaCGGtacactcactcactcggcgaaacacagcgcaagcgctgtttcacgccggttttctgtgagaatgtggtatttctccggtcgagccggcccattcgtgccgaacatggctctcccacgtataaacgtatAAAGcatctaaataattttaataaacacaCCGAGATGCTTGGCCGAGTGCACTGTCACCAACTCACCACTCTCTAGGTGTAATGCCCCTTAGGGACAGTACCTGTCGGGAAAGAACCCACTGATCAAAGTAAAATCCACCTTATTGTTACATTTCTTACACTGATATTGTATGGGAGTTTCCCAGTCGCAGATTATAACAGCATATCTTACAATATAATCGAACTGTTCTTGATCAACGTGGGAACTCTATGTTAGtaaaaatccatacttactaatattataaatacgaaagtgtttgtctgtctgttacctcttcacacccaaaccgccgagccgattttgctaaaatttagcatggataagtagctactttttatcccgaaaaaatagtacccgcgcgatagacgtgggagagccatgcttcggcacgtagtaccatattcccttccctcccctattacctcttaaaaggccgacaacgcacctgcagctcttctgatgctgcgagtgtccatgggcgacggaaattgatttccatcaggtgacccgtttgctcgtttgcccacttatttagaccagtggtccccaacctttttttcatgcgggccacaaacatgttttggtcttggtgtcgcggtcgcgggccgcaacaaaatttATAGCTAATTTAATTAAACACAGAGttccttaaaaataaatttattacttaTCAGATATCACATATCATATTACTCTAATATTACTTCTATATTACTTCTCCAATGGAGCGTAGTTGAGTAACTTCTCTATAAGATCCACGTGTCCCAGCAACATTCTTCGACAGCAGTACCTCTTCAAACCAAGTGCGTCGAGGGCATCACTGAAAAAAAAGTTCAGTTTAAATGACGAATGTGCCTGAatcgtttaataatttttaaactataaaaCTTGCTATTGCTTTTCAAACTTTGGGAGTGTAACTTTGAAGGCGATTTTTCGAGGCATAGAATAATGAGTAATTAAAATGCGTAAGGGATTCGACATAATCCCTTACGCATTTTAATGTGTAATGCGTAAGGGATTCGACGTTGCTCTGTCCCAAATATGAGttttgaaaaaattatgaagagCGGTACCTTGAGGTACTCCTT
This DNA window, taken from Aricia agestis chromosome 19, ilAriAges1.1, whole genome shotgun sequence, encodes the following:
- the LOC121736842 gene encoding DNA-directed RNA polymerases I, II, and III subunit RPABC5; the encoded protein is MIIPVRCFTCGKVIGNKWEAYLGLLQAEYTEGDALDALGLKRYCCRRMLLGHVDLIEKLLNYAPLEK